The following proteins are co-located in the Triticum aestivum cultivar Chinese Spring chromosome 1A, IWGSC CS RefSeq v2.1, whole genome shotgun sequence genome:
- the LOC123046089 gene encoding uncharacterized protein, with product MAGRSSSRSMVSAHRLFAPAPARTLQHAADPALELDEADIIWGGAALASSPPADAYGRALSASTPSRASKPRAAAPRDAAGGGGGVGGPASLPVNIPDWSKILGAEYGGGSAGAGRWPSDDRGDAYLDRGDRQWVPPHEQLMYRERAAASFSVREGAGRTLKGRDLRRVRNAIWEKTGFQD from the coding sequence ATGGCCGGCCGGAGCAGCAGCCGTTCCATGGTGTCCGCGCACCGGCTCTTCGCGCCGGCGCCCGCGCGCACCCTGCAGCACGCGGCCGACCCGGCCCTGGAGCTCGACGAGGCCGACATCATCTGGGGCGGCGCGGCGCTGGCGTCTTCCCCGCCGGCCGACGCGTACGGGCGGGCCCTGTCCGCGTCCACTCCCTCCAGGGCCTCCAAGCCGCGCGCCGCGGCGCCGCGGGATGCcgccggtggcggtggcggcgtcggGGGCCCGGCGTCGCTGCCCGTCAACATCCCCGACTGGTCCAAGATCCTGGGGGCGGAGTACGGCGGGGGCAGCGCCGGCGCGGGGCGGTGGCCGTCGGACGATCGCGGGGACGCGTACCTGGACCGCGGCGACCGGCAGTGGGTGCCGCCGCACGAGCAGCTCATGTACCGGGAGCGCGCCGCGGCGTCCTTCTCGGTGCGCGAGGGCGCCGGGCGCACGCTCAAGGGCCGCGACCTCCGCCGCGTCCGCAACGCCATCTGGGAGAAGACCGGCTTCCAGGACTGA